The following coding sequences are from one Streptomyces sp. V3I7 window:
- a CDS encoding L,D-transpeptidase family protein translates to MRIRGTHTAALVCSAAALAALCGCTPKASGAGHGYSPVHIDVPAMRSPSAAHPRSSPPPAQDDAKPAAPPPAPSPPARVLWARGDTGRDVRELQARLRQVEWLRDGPTGTYDDLTQEAVSGFQGKRGLPRTGRTDTVTWQRLLAMTHEPGRWELYLMGGQPAAAPDPRCLTGRVLCISKTSRTLRWMIDGRTVSTMAVRFGAQYTPTREGVFHVYWKSRHHVSTLYHSPMPYALFFSGGQAVHYSYDFAARGYAGGSHGCVNVRDEGAIAQLFAHVRNGDKVVVYW, encoded by the coding sequence ATGAGGATCAGGGGGACCCACACCGCCGCGCTCGTCTGCTCCGCCGCCGCACTCGCCGCCCTGTGCGGCTGCACGCCGAAGGCGTCGGGTGCCGGCCACGGATACTCGCCGGTGCACATCGACGTCCCGGCCATGCGTTCGCCCTCCGCCGCCCACCCCCGCTCCAGCCCGCCGCCCGCCCAGGACGATGCCAAGCCCGCCGCGCCGCCGCCCGCGCCCTCTCCCCCGGCCCGCGTCCTGTGGGCGCGCGGCGATACCGGCCGGGACGTACGCGAGCTCCAGGCGCGGCTGCGTCAGGTCGAGTGGCTCCGCGACGGGCCGACGGGGACGTACGACGATCTGACTCAGGAGGCGGTCAGCGGCTTCCAGGGCAAGCGCGGGCTGCCCCGGACGGGCCGGACGGACACCGTCACCTGGCAGCGGCTGCTGGCGATGACGCACGAGCCGGGCCGTTGGGAGCTGTACCTGATGGGCGGTCAGCCGGCCGCCGCACCCGACCCGCGCTGCCTGACCGGCCGGGTGCTCTGCATCAGCAAGACCAGCCGGACGCTGCGCTGGATGATCGACGGCCGGACGGTGTCGACGATGGCCGTCCGCTTCGGCGCGCAGTACACACCCACCCGCGAAGGTGTGTTCCACGTCTACTGGAAGTCCCGGCACCATGTGTCGACGCTCTATCACTCGCCCATGCCGTACGCCCTGTTCTTCAGCGGCGGGCAGGCGGTGCACTACTCGTACGACTTCGCGGCCCGCGGCTACGCCGGCGGCTCGCACGGCTGCGTCAATGTGCGGGACGAGGGCGCCATCGCGCAGCTGTTCGCGCACGTGAGGAACGGGGACAAGGTCGTCGTGTACTGGTGA
- a CDS encoding class I SAM-dependent methyltransferase, with amino-acid sequence MTASPATIRPPHRLDDVPGWFPVLDQVLFEWLLDRQESDGTTGDLLEVGVYMGKSAIFLGRHLEAGEHYTVCDLFEGDAPDDANRAESAYSYSSLTRRTFEENYLAFHEELPRVLQGPSSVVPGEVKPDSCRFVHIDASHLYEHVHDDIAAAREALLPGGVVVLDDFRSEHTPGVSIAAWEAVLNRGLKPICLSTQKLYGTWDDPEPIQEALLAMARGRRDCHLSVQQAAGHRIIRLKSKKDMRPPPFPPSRHASTSPLPPPSPHSPDRTKRLRRLAVDLLPPLVTRALRNARRAR; translated from the coding sequence ATGACCGCAAGCCCTGCCACGATCCGCCCGCCCCACCGCCTCGACGACGTCCCCGGATGGTTCCCCGTTCTCGACCAGGTGCTCTTCGAGTGGCTCCTGGACCGGCAGGAGTCCGATGGCACCACGGGTGACCTGCTGGAAGTGGGGGTGTACATGGGCAAGAGCGCCATATTCCTCGGCCGCCACCTCGAAGCCGGCGAGCACTACACGGTGTGCGACCTCTTCGAGGGCGACGCCCCGGACGACGCCAACCGGGCGGAGTCGGCGTATTCCTACAGTTCCCTCACCCGGCGCACGTTCGAGGAGAACTACCTCGCCTTCCACGAGGAGCTGCCCCGCGTCCTGCAGGGCCCCAGCTCGGTGGTGCCGGGCGAGGTGAAGCCGGACTCCTGCCGGTTCGTCCACATCGACGCCTCGCACCTGTACGAGCACGTGCACGACGACATAGCGGCCGCCCGGGAGGCACTCCTGCCGGGCGGCGTGGTCGTCCTGGACGACTTCCGCTCCGAGCACACCCCCGGCGTCTCCATCGCCGCGTGGGAGGCGGTCCTCAACCGGGGCCTGAAGCCGATATGCCTCAGCACCCAGAAGCTGTACGGCACCTGGGACGACCCCGAGCCGATCCAGGAGGCGCTGCTGGCGATGGCGCGCGGCCGCCGGGACTGCCACCTGAGCGTCCAGCAGGCGGCCGGGCACCGCATCATCCGCCTCAAGTCCAAGAAGGACATGCGGCCCCCGCCGTTCCCGCCCTCCCGGCACGCGAGCACGAGCCCGCTCCCCCCGCCGTCCCCCCACTCCCCCGACCGCACCAAGCGCCTGCGCCGCCTGGCGGTGGACCTGCTGCCCCCGTTGGTGACCCGGGCGCTGCGCAATGCCCGCCGAGCCAGGTAA
- a CDS encoding methylmalonyl-CoA mutase, with protein MARESESGLPIEPVYGPRDLDGWDAAQRLGEPGAYPFTRGVYPSMYTGRPWTMRQYAGFGTATESNARYRQLIGHGTTGLSVAFDLPTQMGHDSDAPIAHGEVGKVGVAVDSVEDMRVLFDGIPLDQVSTSMTINAPAALLLLLYQLVAEEQGVPADRLTGTIQNDVLKEYIARGTYIFPPGPSLRLTADIFRYCAAEVPKWNTISISGYHMAEAGASPAQEIAFTLADGIEYVRTAVAAGMDVDDFAPRLSFFFVARTTLLEEVAKFRAARRIWARVMKEEFGARNPKSWMLRFHTQTAGVQLTAQQPEVNLVRVAVQALAAVFGGTQSLHTNSFDEAIALPTDKSARLALRTQQVLAHETDVPATVDPFAGSYAVERMTDDVEAAALDLMRRVEDLGGAVAAIERGFQKDEIERNAYRIAQETDAGERVVVGVNRFRLDEEEPYEPLRVDPAIEAQQAERLAKLRAERDQGAVDAALAELRKAAAGEDNVLYPMKEALRARATLGEVCGALREVWGTYVPADAS; from the coding sequence ATGGCGCGTGAGTCGGAGTCCGGACTGCCGATCGAGCCGGTCTACGGGCCGCGGGACCTCGACGGCTGGGATGCGGCGCAGCGGCTCGGCGAGCCCGGCGCGTACCCCTTCACCCGGGGCGTCTACCCCTCGATGTACACCGGACGGCCCTGGACCATGCGCCAGTACGCCGGGTTCGGCACGGCGACGGAGTCCAACGCCCGCTACCGGCAGCTCATCGGCCACGGCACCACCGGCCTGTCCGTCGCCTTCGACCTGCCCACCCAGATGGGCCACGACTCCGACGCCCCGATCGCGCACGGCGAGGTCGGCAAGGTCGGTGTGGCCGTCGACTCGGTCGAGGACATGCGGGTGCTGTTCGACGGGATCCCGCTGGACCAGGTCTCGACGTCCATGACGATCAACGCGCCGGCCGCGCTGCTGCTGCTCCTGTACCAGCTGGTCGCCGAGGAGCAGGGGGTGCCGGCGGACCGGCTGACCGGCACGATCCAGAACGACGTGCTGAAGGAGTACATCGCGCGGGGCACGTACATCTTCCCGCCGGGGCCGTCCCTGCGGCTGACCGCCGACATCTTCAGGTACTGCGCGGCCGAGGTCCCGAAGTGGAACACGATCTCGATCTCCGGCTACCACATGGCCGAGGCGGGCGCGTCCCCCGCGCAGGAGATCGCCTTCACGCTGGCGGACGGCATCGAGTACGTCCGTACGGCGGTGGCGGCCGGCATGGACGTCGACGACTTCGCGCCCCGGCTGTCCTTCTTCTTCGTCGCCCGCACGACGCTGCTGGAGGAGGTCGCCAAGTTCCGCGCGGCGCGCAGGATCTGGGCGCGGGTGATGAAGGAGGAGTTCGGCGCGCGGAACCCCAAGTCGTGGATGCTGCGCTTCCACACCCAGACGGCCGGGGTGCAGCTCACCGCCCAGCAGCCCGAGGTGAACCTGGTCCGGGTCGCCGTCCAGGCGCTGGCCGCGGTGTTCGGCGGGACCCAGTCCCTGCACACCAACTCCTTCGACGAGGCGATCGCCCTGCCGACGGACAAGAGCGCGCGCCTGGCCCTGCGCACCCAGCAGGTCCTGGCCCACGAGACCGACGTACCGGCGACCGTCGACCCCTTCGCGGGCTCGTACGCCGTCGAGCGCATGACGGACGACGTCGAGGCGGCCGCGCTGGACCTGATGCGCCGGGTCGAGGACCTGGGCGGCGCGGTCGCGGCGATCGAACGGGGCTTCCAGAAGGACGAGATCGAGCGCAACGCCTACCGCATCGCACAGGAGACGGACGCGGGCGAGCGGGTCGTCGTCGGCGTCAACCGCTTCCGGCTGGACGAGGAGGAGCCGTACGAGCCGCTCCGCGTCGACCCCGCCATCGAGGCCCAGCAGGCCGAACGCCTCGCCAAGCTGCGCGCCGAGCGCGACCAGGGCGCGGTGGACGCGGCGCTGGCGGAGCTGCGGAAGGCGGCCGCGGGCGAGGACAACGTGCTGTACCCGATGAAGGAGGCCCTGCGGGCGCGGGCGACGCTGGGCGAGGTGTGCGGGGCGCTGCGGGAGGTGTGGGGGACGTACGTCCCGGCGGACGCGTCCTGA
- a CDS encoding M48 family metallopeptidase translates to MGATLRATRALVLLAGFYLLGFILLGALVAIDWTASQHTAGAAGLKIWILSALLAIPIVQGMFTLRAPQGDGPDGVPVTEQQEPSLWAVVRSLAEQTGTHAPDEIRLVGEVNAAVSEEARLLGLRPGKRRLLIGLPLMTGLSEPQLMAVLAHEFGHYSNHDTRLSAINRRGWTQVTRTVAALHERADKKAAKERARLEKKEAARASRDGEEAREVDTGFAGLSYRLAALPFKAYGHLYIRCMLGTMRRQEYAADLTAARITGRDATSSALREIPVLDAAFGFYMQSYATLGTGAGLLPPPGEVFGGLRHLLVGRAGELAEMRRSMPEEEPSPYDSHPPIADRVARIEQLPYDGRSLAGARPSLALLSDPARLFAELEHAALTPAARQLRRAPDWQHLVHESMAQYADASAEPFRQAVREVQGGDGSLSTALDAIEAGRLWQIAERLPVPEEADAEAATGRATREFTRPVLRKALSSLVAGELVQRGWAHWELSWTESAKLRMPDGYEEGLKSALDQAVADVPDTRALRQMFPPTY, encoded by the coding sequence ATGGGAGCCACCCTGCGCGCCACGCGCGCCCTCGTTCTCCTCGCCGGTTTCTATTTGCTCGGCTTCATCCTGCTCGGCGCGCTCGTCGCCATCGACTGGACCGCCTCGCAGCACACCGCCGGCGCCGCTGGCCTCAAGATCTGGATCCTGTCCGCGCTCCTCGCGATCCCCATCGTGCAGGGCATGTTCACGTTGCGCGCGCCGCAGGGCGACGGCCCGGACGGGGTGCCGGTGACCGAGCAGCAGGAGCCGTCGCTGTGGGCCGTCGTCCGCTCGCTGGCCGAGCAGACGGGGACCCACGCGCCCGACGAGATCCGTCTCGTCGGGGAGGTGAACGCGGCCGTCTCGGAGGAGGCCCGGCTGCTGGGGCTGCGCCCCGGCAAGCGCCGACTGCTGATCGGCCTCCCCCTCATGACCGGCCTCAGCGAGCCGCAGCTGATGGCGGTCCTGGCCCACGAGTTCGGCCACTACAGCAACCACGACACCCGCCTCTCCGCGATCAACCGGCGCGGCTGGACCCAGGTGACCCGCACCGTCGCCGCGCTCCACGAGCGCGCGGACAAGAAGGCCGCCAAGGAGCGGGCCCGACTGGAGAAGAAGGAAGCCGCGCGGGCCTCCCGAGACGGCGAGGAGGCCCGAGAGGTCGACACCGGTTTCGCGGGACTGAGCTACCGGCTCGCGGCGCTGCCCTTCAAGGCGTACGGCCACCTCTACATCCGCTGCATGCTCGGCACCATGCGCCGGCAGGAGTACGCCGCCGACCTCACGGCGGCCCGGATAACGGGCCGCGACGCCACGTCATCGGCGCTCCGCGAGATCCCCGTACTCGACGCGGCGTTCGGCTTCTACATGCAGTCGTACGCGACTCTCGGCACCGGAGCCGGCCTGCTGCCGCCTCCCGGAGAGGTCTTCGGTGGCCTGCGCCACCTCCTCGTCGGGCGGGCCGGAGAGCTCGCGGAGATGCGCAGGTCCATGCCCGAGGAGGAACCCTCCCCCTACGACTCCCACCCGCCGATCGCCGACCGCGTCGCCCGCATCGAGCAACTGCCCTACGACGGACGATCCCTGGCCGGCGCCCGCCCCTCCCTGGCCCTGCTCAGCGACCCGGCCCGCCTCTTCGCCGAACTCGAGCACGCGGCCCTGACCCCCGCGGCACGGCAGCTGCGACGGGCCCCGGACTGGCAGCACCTCGTGCACGAGTCGATGGCCCAGTACGCGGACGCGTCCGCCGAGCCGTTCCGGCAGGCCGTACGTGAAGTGCAGGGCGGCGACGGCTCGTTGAGCACGGCCCTGGACGCGATCGAGGCCGGCCGCCTGTGGCAGATAGCGGAGCGGCTCCCCGTACCGGAGGAGGCGGATGCGGAGGCCGCGACGGGCCGTGCCACCCGCGAGTTCACCCGCCCGGTGCTCCGCAAGGCCCTGTCCAGCCTGGTCGCCGGCGAACTGGTACAGCGCGGCTGGGCCCACTGGGAACTGTCCTGGACCGAATCCGCGAAGCTCCGCATGCCCGACGGCTACGAGGAGGGGCTGAAGTCGGCCCTGGACCAGGCGGTCGCCGACGTACCGGACACGCGGGCGCTGCGCCAGATGTTCCCGCCCACCTACTGA
- a CDS encoding tetratricopeptide repeat protein, which produces MSNRAVVAGVGLARVMAHCGGSPAAAVHYLAGAIASAPENPEPYTVLAELWADRRLELAEVVEDAGSLRAVLAQSYIRFLENDMDRAALAIGSVTGVQPDIAWADAPWFSDERFLGAVSADALAEAVMRTVDYGHVLDTDSVRERFRAWFHAIDVVSARQPLPEALAKMAIFLRTCGLIDASFALCEQADSVERIMLTEVVRAGTWRKLGDPEQTAAAFERALALDPANWSLYLDLADVRAGQGDFAAAVRLTDQGLKHEPTELTLRAAGAAYRARLTGSPAALSELIDLAPHLPNDSYRDLLIDHACAGPALPAELVDAARRIRHG; this is translated from the coding sequence ATGTCGAATCGGGCGGTAGTAGCTGGAGTAGGTCTCGCGCGGGTGATGGCGCACTGTGGGGGCAGCCCAGCGGCAGCCGTCCACTATCTGGCGGGTGCCATCGCCTCCGCGCCTGAGAACCCCGAGCCCTATACGGTTCTTGCCGAGTTGTGGGCGGACAGAAGGTTGGAGCTGGCGGAGGTCGTTGAGGACGCCGGCTCGTTGAGGGCGGTGCTGGCTCAGTCGTACATCCGCTTCCTTGAAAACGACATGGATCGTGCGGCGCTGGCGATCGGATCGGTCACGGGTGTGCAACCCGATATCGCATGGGCTGACGCCCCATGGTTCAGCGATGAACGCTTTCTCGGTGCGGTGAGTGCCGATGCGCTGGCGGAGGCCGTTATGCGGACGGTGGACTACGGCCATGTACTGGACACCGACAGCGTGCGGGAACGGTTCCGGGCCTGGTTCCACGCCATCGACGTGGTCTCCGCCCGCCAGCCGTTGCCGGAGGCGTTGGCCAAGATGGCAATCTTTCTGCGGACTTGCGGACTCATTGACGCCTCCTTTGCCCTCTGTGAACAGGCGGACTCCGTCGAGCGGATCATGCTGACGGAAGTCGTGCGAGCGGGCACGTGGCGCAAGCTGGGTGATCCTGAACAGACCGCGGCTGCATTCGAGCGCGCTCTTGCCCTGGACCCGGCCAACTGGTCGCTCTATCTCGACCTGGCCGACGTGCGCGCCGGGCAGGGCGACTTCGCGGCCGCGGTCCGGCTGACCGATCAGGGGCTGAAGCACGAGCCGACTGAGCTCACCCTTCGCGCGGCTGGGGCCGCCTACAGAGCACGCCTCACCGGCTCACCTGCCGCACTGAGCGAACTCATCGATCTGGCGCCACATCTGCCGAACGACTCGTACCGGGACCTGCTGATCGATCACGCGTGTGCGGGGCCTGCCCTGCCGGCCGAGCTCGTGGATGCGGCCCGCCGCATTCGGCACGGCTGA
- a CDS encoding oxygenase MpaB family protein, with product MLWHLAGEVRAVLALPAALAMQVAHPAVGAGVDDHSVFRTDPWGRAIRSVASTQLWVYGGEAALEEGRRLRRLHRHINGTDAHGRPYRALDPATYAWVHATGFPGYRYAQCVMGTRPFTEAEERQLYAEWLCVGRVLGIDDRDMPQTVEEFWPYYRGVLRDEIEATVVVRELVSTDVDVPPPPGRAAWMRMLRLVWPALVPPLLRARRFLTIGLMPPDAREAIGLEWTVRQERALRRFGRIVRVVVPLLPERLRYLPYARRARRAHHVSPGSSLRSRSRR from the coding sequence ATGCTGTGGCACCTTGCCGGGGAGGTCAGGGCCGTGCTGGCGCTGCCTGCCGCGCTGGCCATGCAGGTCGCGCATCCCGCGGTGGGCGCCGGTGTGGACGATCACTCCGTCTTCCGTACCGACCCCTGGGGGCGTGCCATACGCTCCGTGGCCTCCACTCAGCTGTGGGTGTACGGCGGGGAGGCCGCGCTCGAAGAGGGGCGCCGGCTGCGGAGGCTCCACCGGCACATCAACGGCACCGACGCCCACGGCCGCCCGTACCGCGCGCTCGACCCCGCCACCTACGCCTGGGTCCACGCGACCGGCTTTCCCGGCTACCGGTACGCCCAGTGCGTGATGGGCACCCGCCCGTTCACCGAGGCCGAGGAGCGGCAGCTGTACGCGGAGTGGCTGTGCGTCGGACGGGTGCTGGGGATCGACGACCGTGACATGCCGCAGACGGTCGAGGAGTTCTGGCCGTACTACCGCGGCGTGCTGCGGGACGAGATCGAAGCGACGGTCGTGGTACGGGAGTTGGTCTCGACCGACGTGGATGTGCCGCCTCCGCCCGGCCGCGCCGCGTGGATGCGGATGCTGCGGCTCGTCTGGCCGGCGCTCGTGCCGCCCCTGTTGCGGGCTCGGCGCTTCCTGACGATCGGGCTGATGCCGCCCGACGCCCGCGAGGCCATCGGGCTGGAGTGGACCGTCCGACAGGAGCGCGCGCTGCGGCGGTTCGGGCGGATCGTGCGGGTGGTGGTGCCGTTGCTGCCGGAGCGGCTGCGGTATCTGCCGTACGCCCGGAGGGCCCGCCGCGCCCATCACGTAAGTCCCGGTTCGTCCCTTCGCTCGCGGTCGCGTCGGTGA
- the leuE gene encoding leucine efflux protein LeuE has protein sequence MFGVIDLPTYLAGLVLIVLLPGPNSLYVLSVAARRGIRAGYTAAAGVWCGDTVLMTLSAAGVASLLQANAVLFAVVKYAGAGYLTWLAIGMLRAAWGMWRTRREAGVAEEAGPVAAAAGDERPFRRAFVVSLFNPKAILFFVAFFVQFVDPGYAYPALSFVVLGAFAQVASFLYLSALIFSGTRLAAAFRRRKRLSATATSAAGALFLGFAVKLSLASA, from the coding sequence ATGTTCGGTGTCATCGATCTGCCCACCTACCTGGCAGGACTCGTCCTGATCGTCCTGCTGCCCGGTCCCAACTCGTTGTACGTCCTCTCGGTCGCCGCCCGGCGCGGCATACGCGCCGGATACACCGCCGCGGCGGGGGTGTGGTGCGGGGACACCGTGCTGATGACCCTGTCCGCGGCCGGGGTGGCGTCCCTGCTCCAGGCCAACGCGGTGCTGTTCGCCGTCGTGAAGTACGCGGGCGCCGGGTATCTGACGTGGCTGGCGATCGGGATGCTGCGGGCCGCGTGGGGGATGTGGCGGACGCGGCGCGAGGCGGGCGTCGCGGAGGAGGCCGGGCCGGTCGCGGCCGCGGCCGGCGATGAGCGGCCCTTCCGCCGGGCCTTCGTCGTCAGCCTGTTCAACCCGAAGGCGATCCTGTTCTTCGTGGCCTTCTTCGTGCAGTTCGTCGACCCGGGCTACGCCTACCCGGCGCTCTCCTTCGTCGTCCTCGGCGCCTTCGCCCAGGTCGCGAGCTTCCTCTACCTCAGCGCCCTGATCTTCAGCGGCACCAGGCTGGCCGCCGCCTTCCGCCGCCGCAAGCGGCTGTCGGCGACGGCTACGTCGGCGGCAGGGGCGCTGTTCCTCGGGTTCGCGGTGAAGCTGTCGCTTGCCAGCGCGTGA
- a CDS encoding RNA polymerase sigma factor: MLGDDAELTAAVRAAQDGDETAFRTVYRAVHPRLLGYVRTLVGETDAEDVASEAWLQIARDLERFSGDADRFRGWAARIARNRALDHIRMRGRRPAIGGDETELTGRAAESDTAGEAIEALATDNTLSLIAQLPQDQAEAVVLRVVVGLDAKTAAEALGKRAGAVRTAAHRGLRRLAELLSSEDPESGSAIDALPPQREPRAGAMTSATVTHTRPRTQKDM; encoded by the coding sequence GTGCTGGGGGACGACGCGGAGCTCACTGCCGCGGTGCGTGCGGCACAGGACGGGGACGAGACCGCGTTCCGGACCGTCTACCGCGCGGTGCACCCGCGTCTGCTCGGTTACGTACGCACGCTGGTCGGCGAGACGGACGCCGAGGACGTGGCGTCCGAGGCCTGGTTGCAGATCGCCCGCGACCTGGAACGGTTCAGCGGCGACGCGGACCGCTTCCGCGGCTGGGCCGCCCGTATCGCCCGCAACCGGGCGCTGGACCACATACGGATGCGCGGCCGGCGCCCCGCGATCGGCGGCGACGAAACGGAACTGACCGGCCGGGCCGCCGAGTCCGACACGGCCGGCGAGGCCATCGAAGCCCTCGCCACCGACAACACCCTCTCCCTCATCGCGCAGCTCCCGCAGGACCAGGCCGAAGCGGTCGTCCTGCGCGTGGTCGTGGGCCTCGACGCCAAGACCGCCGCCGAGGCGCTCGGCAAACGCGCGGGCGCGGTACGCACCGCCGCCCACCGTGGCCTGCGGCGACTCGCGGAGCTGCTCTCCTCCGAGGATCCGGAATCGGGCAGCGCGATCGACGCCCTGCCGCCCCAGCGAGAACCGCGCGCCGGCGCGATGACGTCCGCCACTGTGACGCATACGCGTCCGCGGACGCAGAAGGACATGTGA
- a CDS encoding RNA polymerase sigma factor: MGQGGEPRRTQAYDGELGVAVARAQDGDEVAFAEAYRLVQPGLLGYLRGIVGDDAEDVASDAWLEIARDLGRFKGDGAGFRGWTATIARHRALDHLRRARVRPRSAALEQDVLELPGPHSTHEQALEAISTGHALELIHGLPRDQAEAVLLRIVVGLDGPAAARVLGKRPGAVRTAAYRGLKRLARQLGIRTAGDDGVTDDGSRTLGESK; the protein is encoded by the coding sequence TTGGGCCAGGGAGGGGAACCCCGTCGTACGCAGGCGTACGACGGGGAACTGGGGGTGGCCGTCGCGCGGGCGCAGGACGGCGACGAGGTGGCGTTCGCCGAGGCCTACCGGCTTGTGCAGCCCGGGCTGCTCGGCTATCTGCGCGGCATCGTCGGGGACGACGCGGAGGACGTGGCGTCCGACGCGTGGCTGGAGATCGCCCGGGATCTGGGGCGGTTCAAGGGTGACGGGGCGGGCTTCCGCGGCTGGACGGCGACCATCGCCCGGCACCGGGCGCTGGACCACCTGCGCAGAGCGCGGGTACGGCCGCGGTCCGCGGCGCTCGAACAGGACGTACTGGAGCTGCCCGGACCGCACAGCACGCACGAACAGGCGCTGGAGGCCATCTCCACCGGGCACGCGCTGGAGCTGATCCACGGGCTGCCGCGCGACCAGGCCGAGGCGGTGCTGCTGCGGATCGTCGTCGGCCTCGACGGACCCGCCGCCGCGCGGGTCCTCGGCAAGCGGCCCGGTGCCGTGCGCACGGCGGCGTACCGGGGCCTGAAGCGGCTCGCCCGTCAGCTGGGCATTCGTACGGCGGGGGACGATGGTGTGACGGATGACGGCTCCCGGACGCTGGGGGAGTCGAAATGA
- a CDS encoding L,D-transpeptidase family protein, whose amino-acid sequence MCTLITVKASGSYATVTAWAKGASGWKAQFSTSAGRVGSNGVTDGATRRQGTYTTPTGTYTITEGFGVQAGGTSMPYHVVNSSDWWVEDPESKYYNSMHSATGADFPLTEAGDRGSEHLINYPTQYAKALVINFNRWPATPGRGAGIFLHVNGSGATAGCVSVPRATMDQIMAWVRPGAHPRIAIG is encoded by the coding sequence ATGTGCACCTTGATCACGGTGAAGGCGAGCGGGTCGTACGCCACCGTCACCGCCTGGGCCAAGGGTGCGTCCGGGTGGAAGGCGCAGTTCAGTACGAGTGCCGGGCGCGTCGGTTCCAACGGCGTCACGGACGGGGCGACGCGGCGGCAGGGGACGTACACCACGCCCACCGGGACGTACACGATCACCGAGGGCTTCGGTGTCCAGGCGGGCGGGACGAGCATGCCGTACCACGTCGTCAACAGCTCCGACTGGTGGGTGGAGGACCCCGAGTCCAAGTACTACAACTCGATGCACAGTGCGACGGGCGCCGACTTCCCGCTCACCGAGGCCGGCGACCGGGGCAGTGAGCATCTGATCAACTACCCCACCCAGTACGCCAAGGCGCTCGTCATCAACTTCAACCGGTGGCCCGCCACGCCCGGTCGCGGCGCCGGCATCTTCCTGCACGTCAACGGATCGGGAGCGACAGCCGGTTGTGTGTCCGTCCCGCGCGCCACGATGGACCAGATCATGGCCTGGGTCCGGCCGGGAGCTCATCCGCGTATCGCGATCGGCTGA
- a CDS encoding PIN domain-containing protein, with amino-acid sequence MNLGCPTCPDLDSLGDVVYDTGMLIALAEKKPGQSVVRHREFGRKGLPVVPAPVVAQAWRGGASQARLARALKECAVVCCYTEREWRRVGELIGRAELPAKKRPDPVDGLVALTALQIGAALVATSDPDDIAAYLAQMPGGHSVIPVRV; translated from the coding sequence GTGAACCTGGGCTGTCCGACGTGTCCCGACCTCGACTCCCTCGGCGACGTCGTCTACGACACCGGCATGCTGATCGCGCTCGCGGAGAAGAAGCCGGGGCAGAGCGTGGTCCGGCACCGTGAGTTCGGGAGGAAGGGTCTCCCCGTCGTTCCGGCGCCTGTCGTCGCCCAGGCGTGGCGCGGTGGCGCGAGTCAGGCACGCCTCGCGCGGGCGCTCAAGGAGTGTGCCGTGGTGTGCTGCTACACCGAGAGGGAGTGGCGACGCGTAGGGGAGCTCATCGGCCGTGCGGAGCTGCCCGCCAAGAAGCGCCCCGACCCGGTGGACGGACTCGTGGCGCTCACTGCTTTGCAGATCGGGGCAGCGCTGGTCGCGACGTCCGACCCCGATGACATCGCTGCGTACCTGGCGCAGATGCCCGGAGGGCACTCGGTGATCCCGGTTCGTGTCTGA